The sequence ATCGAGAAGAAACGGTCCGGATAGGTAGCCTGGAAGTCGTCGACCTCGCAGGAGCCCGTCAGGTCCGCCGAGAGGACGACGACGGCCGGCTTGTCTTTCGCCCAAGCGACCAGGTTCCGAGCATGAGGCCGCAGGACCGTCTCCATCGCTTCGCTCACCTACCATCGGGCAGATCGGCAGGGTCGGCAGATGGGGCAGGTCGGCGGTCGGCAGTCGGCAGGTAGGCAGGTAGGCAGATAGGGTCCCATGCGCGATTCGCTGTTCCTCCTTCATTTCAGGCGGTGGGCAAGGCCGACCTGACGCCCCTCCCACAAACTGAACCACTCTGTTAGCAGAGCTGTTCGGTTGGGAGAAATGTTGCTCCCATCCGGGAAAACGGTGGCCCAGCGATCTCGATTTTTCAAGCTTTGTTAAGGATGACACCGCCATGACGGGCGGTGTTTGGAGGGGATGACACCGCCATCCCTGGCGGTGTTCAGATGGGATCGACCCGGCCAGGACGGGCGGTGCATGAGGATGACGCCCGCAGGACGGCCGGTGTTCCGGGGATAGACACCCGTCTCCCGACCTGCCGACCTGCCCATCTGCCCATCTGCCCATCTGCCCACCTGCCAAATGCCCATCTGCCTATCTGCCGACCGGTCCGATAGGCTCTTGGACCGCCTCCATCCGCTCCAGGACGGCCTGATAGGCCGCCCGCTCGGCCTCACTCCGAAAGCGAACGTAGTGGAGCTTCGGGGCCCGCGCCCGGAGGGGCTCGACCCCCCGGCAGGGGTCCGTCCGACAGACGACGACGAGGGGCCGGCCGGGATGGGGCCGCTCGGCCGGGGTTGCCAGGGCCTCGACGTCATGACCGTCGACCTCGTAGACGCAAGCGCCGAAGGCTTCCAGCTTGGCCACGATGGGCTCCACGTTCATGACCGTCTCGACCCGACCGTCGCACTGCTGGCCGTTGGCGTCGATGTAAATCCCCACGTTGTCCAGCCGATAGTGGGCCATCGCCATCAGCGCTTCCCAGGTCTGACCCTCCTGAAGTTCACCGTCGGACATGAAGACCCAGACCCGACCCGTCTCGCCTTTCAGCTTCCGGGCCAAAGCGATGCCCCCCGCTACACTGACGGCCTGACTCAGGGAGCCGGCCGTGACCTCGATGCCCGGCGAGTGTTCAGCCCCGATCATCTCGACCGTGCTCCCGTCCTGATTGAACATCTCGAGGGCCTCGGGGGCCAGCCGACCGACCTCGATCAGCGTGGCGTACAGAGCCAGGGCGTAGTGGACGGGCGAGAAGATAAACCGGTCCAGGTCCGGCGCTCGAGGCCCGTTGTAGAGGCCGCCCCATCCGGCCAGGGGCCGGTCGGGCCCCGGCACACCGGGGAAAGGCCGAGGGATCATCGGTCCCTGACTGGGACCCAGGCGCATGACGCGCGTGTACAGGGTCGCCAAGATCTCGGCCGCCGAGCAGGCCTGGCTCAGATAGCCACCGTTATGCCGAAGGACATAGGCCAGGACCCGCCGCCGGATGCCCCCGGCGACCCGACGGGCGACGTCTGCCCAATGTTCCGTTTGAACCGTGGACCGCATAAGCGTCCTATCAGAGCCGTTCGGTTCGTGAGAATGGCGTCGGAACAACCTTTCCCATCCCTCGGGAAGCACGATGTTTCAAGCATTCGGCAGATGGGCATTTGGCAGATGGGCAGGTCGGCAAGTCGGGCGACGGGCGTCTATCCCCGGAACACCGGCCGTCATGCGGGCGTCATCCTCATGCACCGCCCGTCCTGGCCGTGTCGATCCCATCTGGACACCGCCAGGGATGGCGGTGTCATCCTTAACAAGCTTGAAAAATCGAGATCGCCGGGCCATCGTCTTCCCGGATGGGAACCGCATTTCTCCCGACCGAACGGCTCTGTTATCAAAGGGGCTACAGGATGCAAGATGCAAGATACAAGATGCAAGATGCGGGATGCAAGATGCGGAACGATATAGGACGCGACAAGCCATCTCATAAAAGGTGCCTGGAAACGCTCGCATAAATCCGACCATAGACCATAGACCACAGACCGTAGACCGGCTTGGGCCCCGGGGGGGTCTATGGTCCATAGTCTGTGGTCGGATATCGAGGGTCCGATCCCGGTCCCCTCGGATTGATGAGACTGGTTCGAGAGCGGGATACGATTGGCTACTCGCCGTTCGCCATTCGCTACTCGCCATTCGCCATTGGCCGTTCGCCATTCGCTCCTCTGCGTTCCCCGCGCCTCGGCGGTAAAATACATGAAGCGTTCGCATAAATCCGACCACAGACCATAGACCACAGACTATAGACCGGCTTGGGTCCAGGGGGGTCTATGGTCCATGGTCTGTGGTCGGATATCGAGGGTCTGATCCCGGTCCCGTCGGATGGATGAGACTGGTTCTTGTCTCGGACTTCCCGGAGGGCTGATGAGATGCGGCCGATCGACCATCGGTTATTTTTAGCCGCCTATTCAGGGGACGTCGAGCAAGTCCGGCGTCTCCTGCAAGAAGGGGCCGACGTGGACGCCCGGACCGGCGACGGCAAGACGCCCTTGATGATCGCCGCCATCGCGGGGCGAGAGGACGTCGTGGAGGTCCTCATCCAGGCCGGGGCGGACGTCCATGCCCGGGACGCTTACGGCTATTCGGTCCTGACGTGGGCGACGCAACGGGGCCATGGGGGCGTCGTCGCCCGTCTCCGAGCAGTCGGGGCCCGGCAATAAGTTCGGCGTCGGGTCTGGGATGCTCGGGATGGGCACCGGCATGACGGCCGGTGTCCCGAGGGATACGGGCCGGCATTCCGGACGGCTGGCGTTCCGGGGGTCGATGTTCCCCAACTCGCTTCATCACTCCGTCACTTCGTCACTTCATCGGGAGGGGGAGGCAGGGTCTTGGGTCCCCATAGCTTCCGATAATGGATCTTATGTTAAGAATCGTCGCCTCGACGAAAAGGGCCTGCATGCCGGCCTGAGCCCCCGGGAAATACGCCTTCCCGGCGATCATTCGGGAGTCCAGGAGTTTCGGGAAGACGACAGAACGGCGTCCGGGAACGACCACCGACGCCGGACCCCAAACCGTTCACCGTTCGCTACTCGCTATTCGCCATTCGCGGGCCTGTCACGCCGTCGTCAGCCGACCCGGCACCTGCCAGGCCCCCCCAAAGTGGTACACCGCCATGTCGTGTAGAAAGCTCAACCACGCCTCGATCCGGCCCTCGACCCACGCCGGCTCGACCCACGCCGCCATCCGCTCCAGCGTGCCCACGACGTCCACGTTCACGATCAAGTGGCGCAGGCCCAGCCGAAGCCAGTAAAGGTCCCGCAAGATCATCAAACCGTGTAGGACGACTTGCTGGACCCACCATCGGTTCCATACCCAGCCGTCGGCCGTGTAAATTCCGCCGGTGATTCGAAAGACCTCTTGGGCCAGGCCCGTCAGCGGTCGCAGGTCCATCTCCATGTACCGCCACCAGGCCTCCTGCGGCTGGGGAAGCCACTGCTGGAACCAGTCCAGGACGGCCCGTCGGAGTCGCTTGTGAAACTCCCAGAAGCTCCGGGGTTGGAGGACCAGACCGGGTCGGCCCTGACTCCACCGGATCACCCACCGAGCCTCCGCCTCGGTCCATTCGCCTTGCCGCATGAGATAACTCAACAGGACGTCCTCCCGGACCGGTCCAAAGCGCAGGATTTGGGCCCGGGAGCGAATGGTCGGGAGGATTCGATAGACCTGGGACGTGATGAGGATGGTGATCGTGTCCTCCGGCGGTTCTTCGAGGGTCTTCAGCATCGCGTTGGCCGCTTCCTGGCGCATCCGCTCGGCGTCGTCCCAAAGGAAGAACTTGACGTCCCCGTGCCAGGGTTTCAGGGCGACCTGATGCTGGAATCGCCAGACGTCCTCGATGCTGTGGTTCTGACCGGGCTCGACCGTAAACACGAGGACGTCCGGGTGCTGGCCCTGGTCGATCAGACGACAGGCCCGGCACGTACCACAGCCCAGGAAGGTACCCTGCTCACAGAGGTATCCCCGGGCGAAACGCAGGGCCAGCGTTTTTTTCCCGACGGCCGGGGGGCCGACCCACAGCATGGTACCGCCCCGCCAGCGTTGACGGTGGTAGGTCTGGAGACGCCGGAGGACCGACTCGTGACCCAGGATGGGCGGCCGGGCGTCACCCGGCGGGCCCGGCGTCGGTGCCGGGGGTGTCGGTCCGGCCGGTGGATGTTTGCGCTTGCCGCGGGGCATCCGACGTCATCCCCCAAGAGCTCTGGAGTGCAGGATACAAGATGCGGGATGCGGGGTGCAAGATATACAAGATATCAGAGCCGTTCGGGAGGTGAGAAGTGCGATGGGAAGCGGAAGGGGTACCTCCACGAAAGCATGATGTTTCAGGCAGTCGGCAGATGGGCAGTCGGCAGATGGGCAGGTCGAGAGACTGGCGTCTATCCCCGGAACACCGGCCGTCATGCCGGTAGCTTCCGCAGAGAGCCCGCCGTCCTGCGGGCGTCCTCCTCAGGCACCGCCCGTCATGGCCGGGTCCTCCGGAGGAAGCTTGAAAAATCGAGATGGCCGGGCCATCGTTTTCCCGGATGGGAGCGGCATTCCTCCCAACCGAACAGCTTGGATATACGGGATGTGGGCGGCCGGGGTCTGGGGATCTATCCCGGCCTCCTACTTCCGATAATAGAGCCCTTCGGCCCGGGAGAAGGGCGTCGGGACGGCCTTTTCCACCCCACGGGAAGCACGATGTTTCAAAGGGGCGGAGTGACGCGCAACGGCCTTGGGCCGGTCATCCGAGTCTAATCGGTAGGAGGTCGTGCGGGTCCGGATTCTGCCAGGCCCGTCGCCTGTCCCGGAAAGACTTTTCCCGGGTCCATGACGCCTCGCGGCCTCTTGGCCTGGAACCTAGTGGCGACCCGGTACGGCCGATCAGTCGAACGACTGGGCTGTGCGCCGGACGCGGGCCCCGACCGGGACCGGCGCCTCTCGGAGAGACGATTCCATGTAACCCCGATGCTTTTCATTTCTCCAACTCTTATGAGGAATGGGACAACTCTGTGGATGGGCCGACTCCTGATGCTATGAGCAAAACATAGTAGTGACCGACCTGTACGGGATACCTCAGAACGTTGAGAGTCATGGCGGCGTCACAAGAAAAACCGAGCGCTTGCAGTCATGCGGGCGTTTGAAAACGCGCCCATCAGGTTTGCATTTACAGGTGGTCACTACCCAAATCGTCAGGCGAGTCGGCCGACCGATGAAGGAGGAGGCATCATGACAGGCGTTCGACAGCGACCGAAGATTGTCGTCTTAGGGGGCGGTTTTGGGGGCCTGGAGGCGGCCTTCTACCTGCGGTTCCGTCTGGGGGACCGGGTATCCATTACCCTCGTATCCGACAGCGATCATTTTCTGTTCAAGCCAAACACGATTTATATCCCCTTCGGGATGGACCCCGAGCGCCTCCGGGTCCCCCTCGAACGGCCCGCCCGCCGCATGGACATCGACTTCGTCCAGGCCGCCGCTCGCGAAATCGACCCTGCTCAGGGACGCGTCCACGCCGACGGACGGGTCCTGCCCTATGACTTCCTGGTCGTGGCGACGGGCGCCGGCATGCGGGCCGAGGAAATCCCTGGCCTGGCCGAGTATGCTTACACGATCTGGACCCCCGAGGAGATGCTCCGGCTCCGGGCGGCCCTGCAGGACCTCCTGGAGAAGGCCCGGGCCGGACAATGGCAAGAGGTCCTCTTCTTGGTCCCGCCCAACAACAAGTGCTCAGGACCCCTCTACGAGATTGTCTTCATGCTCGATACGTGGCTCCGGCGGCACGGCGTTCGCGACGCCGTGAACGTCACCTACACGACTTACGAGGAGACCTTCATCCAGGCCTTTGGGCCTCGGCTCCATGAGGTCGTCCTCCGGGAATTCGAACGGCGGGGCATCACCGGCTTCACGCGGTATGCCGTCGATCGGGTCGAATCGCGGGAGGTCGTGTATCGGAACGGCGAGCGTCGACCTTACGACTTGCTCATTTCGTTCCCGCCCTATGTCGCTTCGACGCCCTTCCCGGGCCTGCCTACGGATGAGCGGGGCTTCCTGCGGACTCATCTGGAGACCCGACAGGTCGTGGACCATCCGAATATCTACGCCGTCGGCGACGCCGGCGATTTTCCCGTCAAGCAGGCCTTCCTGGCCCTTTTGCAGGCAGACACCGCCGCCGAGCACATCGCCGCTGAAGTCCTGGGTCGAGCGCCCTCGTTCCGCTTCGAGCCGACCAGTATGTGCATCATGGAGCAATTCGACAAGGCGACCTTTGCCCAGGTGCCTCTGCGCCTGACGGGGCGACCCGACAAGCCCGTCGAGGTCCGGCCGGAGGCTCTCGCCATGTACCGGGTCGGCTCCTCGGCGACCTGGCGGCTGGGCAAGAAGCTTCTGGGGCTTTACCTACCGTGGCGGTTCCGGAACGGGAAGCCCTTCCATGCGGGACTGCCCTGGCAGGCGATGGAGGTGGGTCTGAAGCTCATGAGCCGGGTCCTGGCCCGTTGAAGCATGAAGGTCTGGACTTGCGGGTCATCGGGGACGTTGCCATCCTCGCGGCGATCGTCCCGCTTTTTCACCCGCACGTCCAGGCCACCCCCATCTGTAAATCTGTAAAGAAGAAGACGTTCAGCGGGTCGGCAGGAACTGCACGTAGGTTCCCGGCCCGGGTCCAGCCCAACCGCCGTCCGTCCAGGACCTGGGAGGAAGTTAGCGCCATGAGGCGCGGTGGGCCTCCTGAAAGGTCCGGGCCAGACAGTGGGCCAGGAGGGTCTTGACCTGTGGGGGCCGGAGTAGATCACGTGACCCCGCACGAAGGGGGCGTAGATCGTCAAGGGCATGACCCGGTCGAGACCCGGGACGACCCGACCGACCGTTGCGGTCAGGCGCCTCAGCGCTTCATGCACCGCTGGAAGCGTCTCGACCCCTTACTGCCTCTATCTCTGGACGGCGCACTCTTCGGTCCCATTGTATCAAACCGGTCCGGCCGGGCGGGCCTTTCCGTCTCACCAGCGGTCTGCGAAGGGTCCCAATTTTGAGACAAGGGAAACCAGGGGTCCGGGTCTATCCCCTTGCTCGTGTCTCAATATTTAGACGAATAATGGGATCTATTTGACAATTGACGCCGACCCGTGTATAAACATCTTGTCCGACAACGATGAAAAATTCGTCCGGGGACGTCCTCATCCGGAGGTAAGCACCGATGAGTCGCCATATCCCCATCTTTCTCCTGGAAGCCGTCAGCGCCGGGATCGTCCTGGTGTTCGCCTACGTGGCCCTCCGGTCCCGACGGTCCGGGACCGTCTCGCCCGACCGGGCCCGGCGGCTCCAGACGGCCCTCCTGATCGGACTCCTGGGTTTTGCCGGTCTGTTCCTGGCCTTCACCTTCCCGCGAGCCCCCTACCCCCGGCGGGCCGAACGTCCGGACCGGGTCGTGTTCGTCGTCGGCAAGCAGTTCAACTTTGCCGTCTCGGAGCGTCCCATCACGAACGACCGGGAGTGGGAGGAGGTCGTCCAATTCGGGGAGCCGGTGACGGTGTCGGCCGGCGAGCTGGTCGAATTTCGCGTCACGAGCTTTGACGTCAATCATGGGTTTTCGCTGTATGACCCGGACCGCACGCTCCTGGGCCAGGTCCAGGCCATGCCGGGCTATGTGAACCGTCTGCGGTTCCGTTTTGCCAAGCCGGGTCGGTACGAGGTCCTCTGTCTCGAGTACTGCGGCAACGGTCATCCCCGGATGCGGGGCTACTTCTACGTGAAGTGACGACGGGTGGGTTGACGGAGGGACGAGGCGGTGCCCCTGCGGGGCGCCCGAGTCTATCCCCTTTCAGTCCGTCCCTCCGGCTCTTCGTCACCCCATCCTGTCTGTCGGTGGAGGTGGCCATGGCGCATGGAGAAGCCCAAGCCCTGCCCTGGCAGGCCCCCGTCATCCTGGAGAAGGAGGCGGCGGTCTCGGAGGCGGAGGACATCGGCTTCCGGCGGGTGACGCTCGTCTGGATCACGACGGTCCTGGCGCTCTTTGCCGTCCTGGGTGTCCTGGGCTGGCTGATGCGTTTGACCCAGGGTCGCTTCCTGACCCTGCGGCCCGAGTGGTTTTACAGCCTCATGACCCTCCACGGCCTCGGCATGTTTGGAACGTGGTATATCTCGACGATGGTCGGGGTCCGTTACCTGCTTACCCGATACGCCCGTCTGAGTCTTTCGGTGAGTTGGGTCGTCTACCTCATCACCCTTGGGGCGGTGGGCCTCTTTGTGGTCGCCACGCTCGTCGGTCGATTCAGTCCCGGTTGGTACTTTTTGTATCCGCTTCCGTTCCATTCCCAGGGCGTCTGGAAGCCCTGGGCGACGACCATGTTCCTTACGTTTGTGGCCCTCCTGGGGGTCGCCTGGGTGATCTGGGAAGTCGACGTCCTGCGGGCGATCGCGCGGCGGTGGTCCCTGCCCCAGGCACTGGGGTGGGACGTCCTGTTCGGGCGGCGGAACGTCTCCGACGTCCCCCTGGCCGTTCACATCGCCACGGTCATGCTCGTCCTGCACCTCTCGGCCTTGCTGGCCGCCGTAGTCCTCCTGACCCTTTACGCCCTGGAGGGCATCGGCACGGGCCTTCAGAACGACCCCCTCCTCATGAAGAACCTGACGTTTTACTTCGGCCACGTCACGGCCGAGGTCACGACCAACCTCTCGTTCCTGATCGTCCTGGAGCTGATGCCGAGGCTGGCGGGGCGGCCCCGGTTTTACGTGAACCGCATGTTCGCCGCGGCCTTCAACGTCGTCCTCGTCCTGATCGCCATCACGTATCTCCACCATCTCTTGATGGACTTTGCCCAACCCTTCTGGCTCCGCATCCTCGGGCAGACGGCGTCTTATCTGATTCCTATCCCGGCGGCGGTCGTGACGATCTTCGTCACCCTGAGCCTCGTTTACGGCTCCCGCATGCGATGGACCCTCCCGGCCGTGCTCTTCTACTTGGGCGTGATGGGCCTGGCCATCGACGGCGTGGGGGCCGCCTTTATCAGCTCCACGCCGGCCCTGCAGTTCCTCTTCCACAACACGCTGGTCGCGGTCGCCCATCTTCACCTGGGCTTTCTCATGGGCGTCGTACTCATCAGTCTTGGATTTGCCTTCCAGTTCGTGAAGGAGCTCAGTCAGACCGACGAGACGCCCCGGATGACCTGGGTGGTCCCGGCCCTGCTGGCCGTCGGCGGGTATGGTTTGGTCCTGATGTTCTCCCTGGCAGGCGCGGCTTCTGTCCCCCGTCGGTACGCCATCTATCCTGAGGAGCTGGCGCAGGGCGTCACGATGGCGAGGTGGGCCGTCGTGCCTCTCGTCCTCCTGACGGTCGGCGTCCTCCTCTACCTGTGGGAGTTGATTCGGCGATGGCCTCGCGCTTGGGCGGCGTTGCGGCCCTCCTCGGCTGGGGGCTCCTGACCCTGGGGGTCGGTCTCGTCCCGGGTCCGGGGCTCGGTGCCCTGGCCCGGGACGCCGGGGCCGGACCGGAGGGACCTTACGGGATCCCCCGGGAGGAGCGCTATCTCTATCGGCCCGTACCGAACGTGACGGTCACCACGCGGAACGGCACCGTGTCCCTGGACCGGCTCTGGCAGGACCGGTCCGTCCTGCTGACCCTGGTGTACACCCGTTGCGCCGGCGTGTGCTACCCCTTCGTGCGGTCCCTGAAAGAAGCCGTCCGCCGGGTCGGGGGCCTCGGCCGGGATTACCGGGTCGTGGTCCTCAGTTTCGACCCCCGGGACACCGTCGAGACGATGGCGTCGATGGCCCGAGCCGTCGGCTTAGCGGACCATCCCGATTGGGTCTTTGGCGTGACGACCCCGGCCGCCATCGAGCGGCTGACCCGCACGGTCGGCTACTGGACCCGGTGGGATGCGGCGACCCGGCAGTATGACCACCCGTCTGTCCTGATCGGCATCGACCGGGGCCGGGTCGTCCGGTTCCTCGTCGGCGCCGCCGTCGTTCCCGACCGCCTGTACGAGGTCGTCCGGGAGCTCCGGGGGGAATTCGTCGGGACCTATCCCCTGCCGAGGAAAAACGTCGTCTTCCGATGCCTCCAGTACCGACCGGGTCAGGGGACCACGCTGGATTGGGGCTTCCTGTTGCTTCCCGCGCCGGGGTTTGTCGCCTTCGGGATGACGGCCCTCATCTTCTGGAAAGTCCGCCGCCGACGGAACGTCGGGTAGGGCTCAGGCAAACCGGTCCGTTCGCTGAACTTTCAAGAGGGGCCGTCGCCCCTCCTGGGAATGAGGCCGGACGGCCCGACGACCTTATGACCTTATGGCCTACCGAGGAGGGCGCCATGACGTCCGTTACCTTAGACCATCGGCGGCTCTATCGTTTGCCCTGGACCCTCCCGGACAACGGAATCTCCTGGCTCGAGCCGACGTCGGCCTGCAACATCGTGTGCGTCGGCTGTTACCGGGAGAACCTGCCGTCGTCCCACAAGCCCCTCGAAGTCGTCCGGGAGGAGATCGACACGTTCCAACGTCTGCGTAAGTCCGACTGCATCTCCATCGCCGGCGGCGAGCCCCTCCTGCATCCCCAGATCGTCGAGATCGTCCGGGAGATCGCCGCCCGGGGCTTCAAGCCCATCATCAACACGAACGGCGTGGCCTTGACGCCGGAACTCCTGCGGGAGCTCAAGAAGGCAGGCGTCCGGGGCTTTACCTTCCACATCGACAGCCAGCAGTTTCGGGCCAAGTGGCGGGGCAAGAACGAAATCGAGTTGAACGAGCTCCGACTGCACTACGCTCAGATGCTGGCCGAGGTCGGGGGCCTCTCCTGCGCCTTCAATGCGACAGTTTACGAAGACAACCTCCCGTACGTCCCCGACATCGTCGAGTGGGCGGCCCGGCACATCGACATCGTCCACGTCGTCGTCTTCATCGCCTATCGGCAGATCGTCCCCCGGCTGATGGAGAACTTCGAATTTTACGCCGGCGGCCGGAAGGTCGACCTGAATCCCCTCCCCTACGTGGCCGACGGGGAGCAAAACGTCGGCATCCGTTCGACCGACATCCTGGCCGTGATCCGCCAGCGCTTCCCCGACTTCATGCCCTGCGCTTACCTCAACGGGACGGAGCGGCCCGACTCGTTCAAGTGGCTCCTGACCGTCCGCGTAGGTGCCCGGGGCGGAAAGGTCCTGGGCTACGTCGGCCCCAAATTCATGGAGTTCGTCCAGACGCAACACCACCTGTGGCGGGACCGGTACCTCGCCTACGCCCACCCCCGGATGTTACGGTTTGGGCGGTCCGGATGTCTCCTGCTGTCGCCGCTCGACCGGGGTGCCCGGAGCGTCGTCACCCGCTACCTGGCCTGGGCTCTTCGGAATCCCTTACGACTCTTTCGACCCCTGCACTTCCAGTCCGTCATGATCATCCAGCCGGTCGACATCTTGGAAGACGGCCGTCAGGACATGTGCGACGGCTGTCCGGACGTGACGGTCTGGAAGGGAAACCTCGTGTGGTCCTGCCGTCTGGAGGAGCCCAAGCAGTACGGGGCCTTCGTGCGGACGGTCCCCAAGTGCATGCTGTGAGGCATCCGGGACCGGCCGGCGTTACAAGGCCGACTTCCCTGACGGCCCCTACCCGTCTGCCGGTCTACTCGGGGTACCGAATGGTCCAGCCGTCTTCGGCGACCCGGACGCCGGCGGCCCGAACCTGACGGGTGGGCTCGGAGGTCGGGTCGTTCAGGGGATTCGTATTGTTGATGTGCGTGTAGACCCGCAGGGAAGCCCGTCGCTGGGCCATCCACGGCAGACTCGCCTCGACCGGTATGTGACCGATCGAGTAGGCCGACCGGCCGTAGGGGTCGATGGCCGTCAGTTCGTCATCGCTCCAGAAGGTC is a genomic window of bacterium HR11 containing:
- the dnaX_1 gene encoding DNA polymerase III subunit tau; translation: MPRGKRKHPPAGPTPPAPTPGPPGDARPPILGHESVLRRLQTYHRQRWRGGTMLWVGPPAVGKKTLALRFARGYLCEQGTFLGCGTCRACRLIDQGQHPDVLVFTVEPGQNHSIEDVWRFQHQVALKPWHGDVKFFLWDDAERMRQEAANAMLKTLEEPPEDTITILITSQVYRILPTIRSRAQILRFGPVREDVLLSYLMRQGEWTEAEARWVIRWSQGRPGLVLQPRSFWEFHKRLRRAVLDWFQQWLPQPQEAWWRYMEMDLRPLTGLAQEVFRITGGIYTADGWVWNRWWVQQVVLHGLMILRDLYWLRLGLRHLIVNVDVVGTLERMAAWVEPAWVEGRIEAWLSFLHDMAVYHFGGAWQVPGRLTTA
- the queE_1 gene encoding 7-carboxy-7-deazaguanine synthase, with product MTSVTLDHRRLYRLPWTLPDNGISWLEPTSACNIVCVGCYRENLPSSHKPLEVVREEIDTFQRLRKSDCISIAGGEPLLHPQIVEIVREIAARGFKPIINTNGVALTPELLRELKKAGVRGFTFHIDSQQFRAKWRGKNEIELNELRLHYAQMLAEVGGLSCAFNATVYEDNLPYVPDIVEWAARHIDIVHVVVFIAYRQIVPRLMENFEFYAGGRKVDLNPLPYVADGEQNVGIRSTDILAVIRQRFPDFMPCAYLNGTERPDSFKWLLTVRVGARGGKVLGYVGPKFMEFVQTQHHLWRDRYLAYAHPRMLRFGRSGCLLLSPLDRGARSVVTRYLAWALRNPLRLFRPLHFQSVMIIQPVDILEDGRQDMCDGCPDVTVWKGNLVWSCRLEEPKQYGAFVRTVPKCML
- a CDS encoding Sulfide-quinone reductase; this encodes MTGVRQRPKIVVLGGGFGGLEAAFYLRFRLGDRVSITLVSDSDHFLFKPNTIYIPFGMDPERLRVPLERPARRMDIDFVQAAAREIDPAQGRVHADGRVLPYDFLVVATGAGMRAEEIPGLAEYAYTIWTPEEMLRLRAALQDLLEKARAGQWQEVLFLVPPNNKCSGPLYEIVFMLDTWLRRHGVRDAVNVTYTTYEETFIQAFGPRLHEVVLREFERRGITGFTRYAVDRVESREVVYRNGERRPYDLLISFPPYVASTPFPGLPTDERGFLRTHLETRQVVDHPNIYAVGDAGDFPVKQAFLALLQADTAAEHIAAEVLGRAPSFRFEPTSMCIMEQFDKATFAQVPLRLTGRPDKPVEVRPEALAMYRVGSSATWRLGKKLLGLYLPWRFRNGKPFHAGLPWQAMEVGLKLMSRVLAR
- the coxN gene encoding Alternative cytochrome c oxidase subunit 1, which codes for MAHGEAQALPWQAPVILEKEAAVSEAEDIGFRRVTLVWITTVLALFAVLGVLGWLMRLTQGRFLTLRPEWFYSLMTLHGLGMFGTWYISTMVGVRYLLTRYARLSLSVSWVVYLITLGAVGLFVVATLVGRFSPGWYFLYPLPFHSQGVWKPWATTMFLTFVALLGVAWVIWEVDVLRAIARRWSLPQALGWDVLFGRRNVSDVPLAVHIATVMLVLHLSALLAAVVLLTLYALEGIGTGLQNDPLLMKNLTFYFGHVTAEVTTNLSFLIVLELMPRLAGRPRFYVNRMFAAAFNVVLVLIAITYLHHLLMDFAQPFWLRILGQTASYLIPIPAAVVTIFVTLSLVYGSRMRWTLPAVLFYLGVMGLAIDGVGAAFISSTPALQFLFHNTLVAVAHLHLGFLMGVVLISLGFAFQFVKELSQTDETPRMTWVVPALLAVGGYGLVLMFSLAGAASVPRRYAIYPEELAQGVTMARWAVVPLVLLTVGVLLYLWELIRRWPRAWAALRPSSAGGS
- the cbaB_1 gene encoding Cytochrome c oxidase subunit 2, with translation MSRHIPIFLLEAVSAGIVLVFAYVALRSRRSGTVSPDRARRLQTALLIGLLGFAGLFLAFTFPRAPYPRRAERPDRVVFVVGKQFNFAVSERPITNDREWEEVVQFGEPVTVSAGELVEFRVTSFDVNHGFSLYDPDRTLLGQVQAMPGYVNRLRFRFAKPGRYEVLCLEYCGNGHPRMRGYFYVK
- the tkt_1 gene encoding Transketolase, with the protein product MRSTVQTEHWADVARRVAGGIRRRVLAYVLRHNGGYLSQACSAAEILATLYTRVMRLGPSQGPMIPRPFPGVPGPDRPLAGWGGLYNGPRAPDLDRFIFSPVHYALALYATLIEVGRLAPEALEMFNQDGSTVEMIGAEHSPGIEVTAGSLSQAVSVAGGIALARKLKGETGRVWVFMSDGELQEGQTWEALMAMAHYRLDNVGIYIDANGQQCDGRVETVMNVEPIVAKLEAFGACVYEVDGHDVEALATPAERPHPGRPLVVVCRTDPCRGVEPLRARAPKLHYVRFRSEAERAAYQAVLERMEAVQEPIGPVGR